TGATCAATTACATTCTTGATTCTGATAAAGGTACAGAGTTGATTGATAGCTGTGGCGTGAGAATAGATACCAACAATCATATAATTCAGAGTTTTATCGACCAAACTGCACTCAATCCGAAAGTTTGTAAAACGGTAGGACATATTTCATTGAGTTTTTCCGCTCAGGACTTACTGAAGCTCTCTAATGAGTTTATGGTAAAGATTGCACGAGAGTATATGGAGCGAATGGGCATTAAAGATACGCAATACATTGTAGGACGACACTTTGACAAAGAGCATCCGCATGTTCATATAGCTTTCAATCGTGTCGATAATAATGGCAAGACGATTTCAGATAAGAATGATAGGTTTCGTAGTGAAAAGATTTGTAAGGAGTTAACAGCTAAGTATGATTTATATTTCACCACAGGAAAGGAGAAAGTAAAGGAACATCGGTTGAAAGAACCTGATAAGACAAGGTATGAACTTTACAAACTGTTAAGCATAGAGACAAAGAAATGTCGTGATTGGAAATCGCTAATTGCTCGATTGAAGCAAAAAGAAGTTGACGTGCGCTTCAAGTATAAGGGTAATACCCAAGAGGTACAAGGTGTCATCTTTGATATGAATGAATATCATTTCAATGGGTCGAAGATAGATAGGGCTTTTAGCTTTTCGAAGATAGATTATGCGCTCGCTCAAAACAACAAGGAGGTAGAACAGCAAAAGCAGAATATAGCAGAAGCTTTAACCGAGACTAGTGGAACAGTAAGTGATATTGCAAACGATTTTATTGAAGGTACAATAGACTTGTTTCATTCTTATGGTACAGTACCTGGATCAGTTTATAATACACTTGATAGAAAGAAGAAAAAGAAAAAACGTAAAATTTAGGAAATATGGTAGATAACACATTTGTCCTCTTTGAGGAAATTAAGAAACAGTTAGAGAATATTGGTAAGGAATTGCAGGAGATAAAGCAAAAATCTTCTGCGCCAAGTATACAAACATCTGGCTTAGACGAAATACAGGTACAGGAACTGTTGAAAGTCTATGAGAAGCAGACGAAAGACTTGCTGAATAAGTTTGGTGTACAGGTAAGAATCAAAGAAGAGGAAGGCAAGAATATCCATCAGTTGATAGCTTGCAATATAAAACTTGTGGAAGAGATTAAGTCATATCAAGGTAAACAAACTTCCACAACACAAGAAGTTATTCATAAGCATAGCTTTGATATAAAATCTTCAAAAGTGTCCTCTGGAATGATACTTCTCGGTCTTATCTCTTCACTTTCATTGTTAGCTAACTTCATGTTGTGGAGTAGCAAACGGCAATACGAAGATGATGCTTTGAAGTTTCGTGTCATTCGAGTATGGAAAGGATGCAACTCAAAGGAAATTCTATGGCTAAACGAAGTGTTTGATATTCATCGCAATGAAACAGCAATCAAGAACATCAAGAAGGAGATAGATGGTTATGATTTGAGGTTGAAACATAAGGTTGATAGCCTTATGCAGACTAAACTTCATGAATAATAGCATAATCTTTTCACATTGTAATAAAAGAGGATAAATAGCTCCTCTTTTATTTTGATTGTATAATAAAATTTGCTATCTTTGTAGCAGAGAAAGAACTTATGGCGATTATTTCTAATGCAGAGAAAATCGATTAGATAGCAAATTTTGTTATTTGCATAGTTAACGTAATTTTATCACTCACTTAAACAACCTTTCTAAAGTTACAAAGATGAAAATTTCGATTATTCAGCTGTCTGATATTCATATAAAATCTAACGAAGATTTTATTATAACTCATATTGATGAATTTTGTAAATCATGTAAACAATATATAAATGAAACTTCCAGAGTTGTAGTTGTAATCTCTGGTGATATAGCTTTCTCAGGGACTGCAGAACAGTATGACATAGCATATAATTTTTTGAAGAATTGCGAAAAGTTTTGGAAAAAAGAAAATAAAATTTGCAATTTCGACTATGTCATAGTACCTGGTAATCATGATTGTGAATTTAAGGATGATGCTATTCGAGAGGTATTAATAAAGGATGTATTACAAAAGGGGGATGTAGAGGATAATGCAATAATAGAGCACTGTTTACATCCCCAAAAGAACTTTTGGTGTTTTTACAATAAACTTATTGATGCTCAAGAGTCTTCCATCTCATGGCTTAGGGAATTAAAGATTAAAACAGATTTTTCTTTATACTTTCAATGTTATAATACAGCATTCTTGTCTACTCTTCATGAAAATGTTGGCAAATTAATGATACCTCAACGCTTTTTCTTGCAATGTAATGAGCCTAATAATTTAAGTATAGCTGTCTTTCATCACAATACAGACTGGCTAACTCCAAATAATAGTGCGAATAATAAAAAGCAGTTTGAGAAGCACTTGTATGATAATACTCACATAGTCATGTGTGGGCATGAGCATACAGAAAGTGATAAGATTATTGCAGATTTAGGCGATTGTGATGAACTAGTTTATCTAGAATCCTCTGCATTTCAATATGATAAAAGCTCTAAATTTAATTTTTATCATTTTGATACGGAGTCATTCTCTTTGTCGAAATATTCTTTTCAATATAATAATACCTCTTATGTAGAAATTGAACAAAAAGATATGCAGATAAGACCATATCGGAATAAACTGCAATTAGATAATACTTTTTTAGCCTCTATTCAAGAGATAGCTTTGCCATTAAAGCATGAGAAGAAGTTTGATTTGATGTTGTCAGATATATTTGTTTATCCTGATCTGGAGCCAATGCAGTATGAAAAGGATTCTTTTTCTCCTTTTGTAGATTCTGAAAATATTTTAGAAAACCCTCAACTGGGAAAAGTCATGATATTAGAAGGTGATAGTCAGTCAGGGAAAAGCTCTTTATTAAAGATGCTCTATATGGATTCTTATAAAAGTGGGTTATACCCTCTACTGATAAAAGGAGAAAGGTTATCTACTCATTTGAAGCTTAACAAAATTATGAAAGAATCTTATGAGTCTCAGTATGATAATAGAAAATACAAATTCGATAAGTATGCACAATTGGAAAAATGTAAAAAAGTTGTGTTTATCGATGAAATCAATAAATCTAGTTTCTCTAAGAATGAAAAAAGTGAGTTTGTTAAGAAGTTGATGGCTAATTTTGAGAAGGTTATAATTACTACTTCTGAACAAATAGCGATAGATGCTTTGTTAGAGCAAAGCGTTACAGAATCAGATATCAAAAGGTATAAGTTATTACCATTGGGTTATTATAAAAGAAATCAGCTAATTGAGAAATGGGTAAGAATAGGCAGAGCCAGTGAAAATTTTTCTCAAGAGGCTATTGGCCAGGAAGTCAAATTAACTTTTGATCAGATTACAGGTTTGTTAGGGCAGCAACTAATACCATCGTATCCTATTTTTGTTTTATCACTTTTGCAGGGATTAAATCAGGCATTAGGTCAGTTCGATGTAGAACAGACCTCATATGCTTATTGTTATAATTCTTTAATAATAGCATCTTTGGTTAGAGCAGAAATCCCAAGAACTAAGATTAATGGGATGCTTAATTTTTTACAAGAATTTGCATATTATTTATATAAAGAGCAACCTACCCATAAGTATTTCTCGAAAGAAATATTTGAGAGAATGTATAATACATATATTGATATATACAATGATTTTTATGCTTGCTCTACTTTGCTTTCCAAAATGGTTAATGCAAATCTGATCCAAAAAATAGACGAGGATTCATATTCATTCTCGTACAAATATATATTCTATTTTTTAGTAGCCTCCAAAATATCGACCTTGATCGATGATGGATGTGGCGAAGAAATTGTTAAAAAGTTATGTTCGGAACTGCATAAAGAAAGAGAAGCTAATATTTTAATCTTCTTGATATATAAAAATGGGGGGAAAAAGCAAATTGATGAACTGCTATTTGCAAGTTGGTTGCCATTTGAAGATATATCTCCTATTACACTTGCTCAAGATGATAAACTTTTCGTAGAATTGTCTGAACTTGTAAGACTGATTAAAACAGATGTTATCAAGGCAAACATTGACCCAAGAGATGAAAGGAATCGGGATTTACGGAAAGCTGATGAACTTCATAGAACATTGCCCCAAGAAAATTTCACAGAAGAAGATTTTCAGGACAATGTGACGTTACGTGATCTAAATGACACTTTTAAGGTTGTTAAAATCATGGGGCAGATTGTTAAGAATCAGAAAGATTCATTAGATAAAGGAAAATTGTTAGATATTATAGAAAGTTCGTATAATGTTTGTTTTAGATCTATATCTTTTTTTACACAGATTTTAGACGAAAGTCAGCAAGAAATAGTTGATTTTTTTATCAATAAAAATAAAGGTAAAACAAATGAGGATGTTATTAAATCTAAGATAGAACAACTTCTACATCTTATGTTATTGCGTGTTTGTTTAGCTACCTTTAGTAATTTATCAGTGAGTGTGGGGACTTCTGACTTAGGGAAAATATACGATGAAGTTGCTCGTCGAATAGGGACACCTGCTGCTAAAATAATCTCTTTTACAATCAAAACATATTATAATAACATGTCTATGAGTGAGTTAGAGTCTATATTGTCTGAATTTAAAAATAACCCTGTGGCTTTAGAAATAATAAAATATAGAGTGATAAAGTATGTTTATAATCACCATTTGTCTTATGACAAACGTCAAAAAATAAGTAGTATATGTGGCCTAAAATTGATAAATAATGTGGGTCTTCAGAATAAAGCCAATAGATTGTAGAAATACTATTATGACAATAATAACAAGAGTCAAAGAGTCTACACATGAGCATGTTCTTAAGCACATAAACAGCCAAAGACCACATGAAATATTTCAAGATTATCTGAGTAGTCTTTGATAATTGAGCTGTGGAATTTTATTTCTGATTGTGTAAACTCATGAACTTGATGTTTTATTGTTAAGAATTTAATTGCTACGAAATATTATAAACAGTGCTGATTATCATAATTTTGGAATAAGAAATGTTAAAATAGGAATAATATGGCAAAGAAGAATACTGCGGAAATAGGATTTGAAAAAGAGATATGGAAAGCTGCCGATTTGTTGAGAGGTAATCTTGATGCTTCTGAATATAAATCAGTAGTGTTAGGTCTTATCTTTCTAAAATATATTTCAGATCGTTTTGAGTCCAAATACCAATCTTTGGTAGAGGAAGGGGATGGCTTTGAAGAGGACAAAGATGAATATACATCTGAAAATATTTTCTTTGTCCCACAAGAAGCACGGTGGAGTGTGGTAGCAAAAGCAGCCCATACACCAGAAATCGGTACGATAATCGACAATGCCATGCGTCTTATTGAAAAGGAGAATCTCCGTTTGAAAGGCATTCTGCCCAAAAATTTCGCCCGACCAGAATTAGACAAAAGGCGTTTGGGCGATGTGGTAGATTTATTTACCAATATTCAAATGAAAGAACATGGAGATTCCAAAGATATATTGGGACGTACATATGAATATTGTCTTTCTAAATTTGCAGAAGCAGAAGGGAAATTAGCAGGAGAATTTTATACGCCTGCTTGTATTGTTCAAACACTTGTCGAAGTTCTGAAACCTTATCACGGACGAGTATATGACCCTGCTTGCGGATCTGGTGGAATGTTCGTACAGTCTGCCAAATTCATAGAAAGGCATCAAGGCAATATCAAAGATATTTCTGTCTATGGTCAAGACAGCAATCCTACGACATGGAAGATGGCTCAGATGAATCTTGCCATTCGAGGCATTGAGGCTGATCTGGGTAAGTTTAATGCAGATACATTCTTTGACGACCAACACCCCACATTAAAAGCAGATTTTATCATGGCTAATCCGCCTTTCAATCTCAGTGATTGGGGAGCAGACAAGTTGCAAGATGATGTGCGTTGGAAATTTGGCATTCCACCATCTGGAAATGCCAACTTTGCATGGTTGCAACACATGATTCATCATTTATCTCCCAAAGGGAAAATAGGTATGGTATTGGCAAATGGTTCTTTATCTTCACAGACAGGAGGGGAAGGAACGATTCGTGAGAATATCATCAAGGCCCGATTAATAGAAGGTATCGTTGCCCTACCCTCACAGTTGTTTTATACCACAGGTATTCCTGTTTCTCTATGGTTCCTCAATCGAGAGAAGAAACAGAAAGATAAAATTCTGTTTGTAGATGCAAGAAACATGGGAACAATGGTTACCCGCAAACTTCGTGAGCTCCAAGAAACAGATATTAAAAAGATTGCAGACACTTTTGATAAATATAGTGATGGTACACTTGAGAATGAAAAAGGCTTCTGTGCGGTTGCTACCCTTGACGATGTGGCAAAACAAGACTATATTCTTACCCCCGGACGCTATGTTGGCATAGCTGAACAGGAAGACGACGGTATTCCTTTCCAAGAGAAGATGGACAAACTCACTACTGAATTATCCGACTTATTTGCTCAATCACATGATTTGGAGGGCGAGATACGGAAACAGTTGGCAAGCATAGGTTTTACAATCAAGTAATAAGCAACACGTTCTTCCATATTATCAATTCATTAATATAGAAGAACATGAAAGAAAAACTGATTTCAGAAATTAGCAATGCAATGGCAGAAGTATTAAGCGTAGAGCAAATGGCACAACTCAATGGAGTATTACTGCAAGCTATCAGTAAATACTCCATTACGGCAGACGACGAGTTGATGCAGGAGAACAATGCATCTAACGAACGTCTGTTAGAGATATTCTTGTCAGCTAAGCAAGTTGAAGGTTGCACCACACCTACCATAAAATATTATGGCTCGACCATCAATCAGCTTTTCAAGAAAATGCCAAAAAAAGTTACGAACTATACAACAGAGGATATTCGTGCTTATTTGGCTGTATTTCAACAGAAACACAAATCGAGTAAAGTTACAATAGACAATATCCGTCGTATCTTTTCATCTTTCTTTTCATGGTTAGAGGATGAGGATTACATCATTAAAAGTCCTGTACGTAGAATACACAAGGTTAAGACAGGAACACAGATTAAGGAAGTCCTTACTGACGAAAATTTGGAACAACTTCGCGATAACTGTACAAGGGTACGAGATTTAGCAATGATAGACCTATTGGCTTCTACTGGTATGCGTGTTGGAGAACTTGTAAAGCTCAATCGTGAAGATATAAACTTCAATGAGCGTGAGTGTATCGTTTTCGGTAAAGGCAACAAGGAACGTGTCGTGTATTTCAATGCTCGTGCAAAGATTCATTTGCAGCAATATCTCGCAGAGCGGAAAGACAGAAACAAAGCATTGTTTGTGTCTCTTGCCAAACCACACAATCGATTACAAATATCAGGAGTTGAGACAAGACTAAGAAAGATTGGGAAGCTTTCAAAGATTGTCCGTGTCCATCCACACAAGTTCCGTCGGACACTTGCGACTATGGCTATAGATAAAGGTATGCCCGTGGAGCAAGTACAAAAACTCCTTGGGCATGTTAAAATTGATACAACCATGCACTATGCAATGGTCAATCAAACAAACGTCAAACTCTCTCACCGCAAATTCATCAGTTAAATCAAAATGCAAACAGCATATCACACATATAGCTCATATCAACCGCTATTTCATAAAAATAGGCGGATAAATGATAATTTAGAACGGCAGGCACAAGCGTTGTTCAAATCTTGGTTCGTGGATTTTGAGCCATTCAAAGGTAGAAAATTTGTGGATTCTGAACTGGGAATGATACCTGAAGGATGGCAAGTTGAAGAATTGGGAAATATAACAAACTCAATAAAGAAGAAAGTTGGCAAGCGAACAGACATAAAAGTTTTATCACCAGTCAATACTGGAGATCTATTTCTTTCAGAAGAATACTTCACAAAACAAGTATATAGTAAAAACCTTGCGAAATATATTATGGTGGCGCCAAATGATTTTGCATACAATCCTGCTCGTATAAATATCGGTTCTATTGGAATGAATACATTTGATTTCAGTGGATGCGTTAGCCCTGTTTACGTAGTCTTTAGATGTGAGAAAGAATACCATCATTTTTTTAACATCTTCAAAGCCACAAAGAACTTCAAAGAAGAAGTCAACACAAGAGCAATCGGAGGAGTAAGACAGACTTTGAGTTACAAAGATTTCTCTTTAATCAAGATCGTTTATCCACCAAAAGAGGCTGTTGAGCGATTTAATAAAATTTACAGTCACATTATGACTTTGATTAAAAAAAATGTTTTAGAAAATAAAAGGCTTCATCAAACAAGAGATACACTCCTTCCTAAACTGATGTCTGGCGAGCTGAAAATTAATGATATAAACAACTAAATTCCCATTTATGGAAGAGAAGAAAGAACAACATAAGAAATCAATTCGTTTCTTCAACGACCGTGAAGTACGTGCCGTATGGGATGAAGAAAGTAATTGTTGGTGGTTTTCTGCAACAGACATTGTACGTGCCATTAACGATGAACCTGACTACACCAAAGCTGGTAACTATTGGCGTTGGTTAAAACGTAAGTTAAAACAAGAAGGCATTGAACTCGTGAGTATTACTCACAACTTTAAATTTGAAGCACCAGATGGCAAGATGCGTATTGCAGATATCCTTGATAGTGAAGGAGTGACTTTATTAGCAAAGCACTATCCTAACAATCGAGCAAATAAGTTCCTTGATTGGTTTACATATAGTGATAATACATTAGATGGTCAAAGTCGAAAGAAAGCATATCAGCTATATGAAAGTGGCTTGCTGAAAAGTCTTGAGCCAGGCAGCATACAATGTTTACAACAGATTCATGCCTATCTTTTTGGAGGTCTTTACGACTTTGCAGGACAAATCCGAACTAAGAATATATCCAAAGGAGGTTTCACTTTCGCTAATTGTATGCACTTCTCTGCTACGCTACAAACGATTGAAAGAATGCCAGAAAACACCTTCGACGAAATAATGGATAAGTATGTCGAAATGAACGTAGCGCATCCATTTATGGAAGGCAATGGACGAAGCACTCGTATCTGGCTTGATCTCATGCTGAGGCGTTCTCTCAAGCGGTGTGTGGATTGGAGCCAAATAGACAAGAACGAGTATCTTTCAGCCATGCGTGATAGTGTGTCTGATAGCACATATATCAAGGCTTTAGTACTACCAGCTCTCACTACAAAGATTGATGATAGAGAAATGTTTATGAAGGGAATTGATTATTCATATTACTATGAACAAAATGATTGACGCTTAATATGGAAGAGTGGAAAGAATATAAATTGGGAGAGATAACCAACATGAAGAATGGAAAGAAACGTCCACAAAACAACGGTGTCTTTCCTGTCTATGGTGGTAATGGCATCATGGACTATTCCGATTCGTACAATGCAGAAAATGCGATTATAGTTGGACGAGTTGGTGCATATTGTGGGTGTGTCTATAAATGTGAAAGCAAATGCTGGGTATCTGATAACGCAATTTCGATATTTGCAAAAGATATTGCTGACACGCAGTTCCTTTATTATCTCATGACCACGCTTGATTTCCATCATCATCATATAGGTGGAGCACAACCGTTGATGACACAAGACATTATCGGTGATTTCACGGTGTCAATACCTCCATTATCGATTCAACATCAGATAATACAAGTTCTCAAATCCCTTGATGATAAAATTGAGGTAAACAAACGGATAAATGATAATTTAGAACGGCAGGCACAAGCGTTGTTCAAATCTTGGTTCGTGGATTTTGAGCCATTCAAAGGTAGAAAATTTGTGGATTCTGAACTGGGAATGATACCTGAAGGATGGCAAGTTGAAGAATTGGGAAATATAACAAACTCAATAAAGAAGAAAGTTGGCAAGCGAACAGACATAAAAGTTTTATCACCAGTCAATACTGGAGATCTATTTCTTTCAGAAGAATACTTCACAAAACAAGTATATAGTAAAAACCTTGCGAAATATATTATGGTGGCGCCAAATGATTTTGCATACAATCCTGCTCGTATAAATATCGGTTCTATTGGAATGAATACATTTGATTTCAGTGGATGCGTTAGCCCTGTTTACGTAGTCTTTAGATGTGAGAAAGAATACCATCATTTTTTTAACATCTTCAAAGCCACAAAGAACTTCAAAGAAGAAGTCAACACAAGAGCAATCGGAGGAGTAAGACAGACTTTGAGTTACAAAGATTTCTCTTTAATCAAGATCGTTTATCCACCAAAAGAGGCTGTTGAGCGATTTAATAAAATTTACAGTCACATTATGACTTTGATTAAAAAAAATGTTTTAGAAAATAAAAGGCTTCATCAAACAAGAGATACACTCCTTCCTAAACTGATGTCTGGCGAGCTGAAAATTAATGATATAAACAACTAAATTCCCATTTATGGAAGAGTTTGAAAAAATATATAATACTGGATGGAGTAATTGGAAATCTTTTCCAGATCCAAGAAAAGGAGATTATTTAATAGCTCCATTAGGAAGTGGTGTATATCAGCTCAGAAACAGGAAAAATAATAAGTATGTTTTATTTGGAAGAAGTAAATATTTGGCATATAGAATGACATCGCTACTACCTAAGCCGTTTGGGGGAGGAACACGTAATAATAAAAATGAACAAATATATATTCTAAACAACCTACAAGATATAGAGTATCGAACAATATCATTTATAGAAAGTAACAATGCAAAACGGTTTGAAAGCTATATCAAGTCTGTTGAACAATATCTTTTTAATACATAAGTGAGCAGAAGTATTTATGAAATTATATAAGAAACACATATCGGATTTAGGGAAGGTGATTACTGGTAAAACCCCTCGAACATCTATCTTGGAAAATTATGGAGGGAAGATCCCTTTTCTGACTCCATCGGATAATTTGTCTGAGAAATTTTCTCCAACGACATCTAAGACTTTAACAAAAATTGGTCTGAATGAGGTAAAAAACTGTTTGCTTCCTGCAAAATCGATATGCGTTAGTTGCATAGGTTCTGATTTAGGAAAAGTTGTGCTTACGAAAAAGCCAACTGTGACGAATCAACAATTTAATTCTATTGTACCGAATGAGGAAAATGATGCAGATTTTATATACTACTTGATGACTGTTGTTGGCAAGCATTTAAATTACCTTAGTAAGACATCAACGGCAGTACCAATTATTAACAAATCGACCTTTGCAAACTATGAGATTGAAATTCCCAATATCAAAGAACAAAAGAGAATTGGGAAAATTCTCTCTTCCTTAGATGATAAAATAGAACTCAATCGACGGATAAATGATAATTTAAATTAATATTAATTATGCAGTGGACAAGAGAATATATTGCAAAAGAACCAAGTCTTAGGACTTTTGAAACGCATATTTCAACAATAGAAAACAATGTTGAGATTAATCCTTCTTTGTGCGTTGAAGTAAGTAAAAGTCTAACTGAAGCACTTTGCAAAACAATTCTCACTAATCAAAATACAACATACAAAGATGATATTTCATTTAATAGTTTAGTAAAACAGACCTTAGAACATCTTATAAAACAGACTGGAAAAGAAATAGTTGGTCTATCTGAACTATGCCGTAGAATTTCTACTGTCGCTCAATCAATTGCAGAGATACGAAATAATGCAGGATTTGCTTCACATGGTTTGGATGTTTTGCATCCTCAGATAGACAAATCACTATCCTTACTGATATACAAAACAACAGATGTACTCTGTGGGTTCATTTTACATTTTTATTTCAGTTATGCCCACCACGCTAACCAAAGATTAATTTACCAAGATTGTGAGAGCTTTAATGATTGGTTTGATGAAGAAAATCCATTAGAAGTAGGAGGCGTACACTTATCAGCATCAGAGGCTCTTTACAACTTAGATTATCAAGCTTATAAAGCTAACTATATAGATTATTTAGAATTTCTTTTAGAAATGAATGAACAATAAAAAATAAAATACAATGCCCTTCACAGAAGATAATTACGAAAAAGCACTGATATCCCTCTTTGAGGGAATGGGCTATCAATATTTGTACGGTCCAAATATTGAAAGAGACTACTATGTGCCATATTATGAAGCACAATTAGAAGAAAGTCTGCAAACTGTTAATCCAAAGAAGCCACATGCAGCTATTCACGAAGCGATTATCAAACTACGCAATATTGATATGGGTAGTTTGGCGCAGCGTAATGAAACTTTTACAGACTATTTGCAGCATGGCATAGAAGTTTCTTATTTCAATGGCAAGGAAATGCGCAATGAAATGGTTTATTTGATAGACTTTGAGCATACGGACAAAAACACTTTTCAAGTTATCAATCAATGGACATTCATTGAAAATGCAGAGAAACGTGCCGATATCATTGTATTTGTGAATGGTTTACCATTGGTGGTTGTAGAATTAAAATCACCTTCCCGTGAAGAGACGGACGCTTCAGAGGCATATCTTCAACTCCGCAATTATATGAAAGATATACCATCGTTGTTCTCTTTCAACATGTTCTGTGTAATGAGCGATATGGCTCTTTCCAAAGCTGGAACAATTACCAGCAAGGAAGATCGCTATATGGAATGGAAAACAAAAGATGGCAATTATGAAAGTACGGAATTTGTCGATTATGATACATTCTTTGAAGGAATATTTCAAAGGGAACGACTCTTAGACATAATTAAGAACTTTATTTGTTTTTCCAAAGAAGAAAAAGGGAGTGCCAAGATATTAGCAGGGTATCATCAGTATTTTGCAGTGAAGAAAGCCATCGAACGTACCAAACATGCTACAGTAAGTAATGGTAAAATCGGTGTATTCTGGCATACGCAAGGCAGCGGTAAATCATTGTCAATGGTTTTCTACGCCCACTTGCTGCAACAAGAGTTATCACAGCCCACAATAGTTGTGATTACCGACCGCAATGATTTGGACGATCAACTTTATACCCAATTCTCTAAATGTAAGGAGTTCTTGCGTCAAACACCAGTGCAAGCCAATAGTCGTGAGAATCTAAAAGAGCTATTGAGTGGACGAGAAGCTAATGGCATTATCTTCACAACCATGCAGAAATTTGAGGAGTCTGACGAACCTTTGTCAGAGCGAAGAAATATTATCGTGATGACTGATGAAGCACATAGAGGACAATATGGTTTTGAGGAAAAAGTCGACGCCACTACAGGTAAGGTCTCTATCGGCACGGCAAGAATCATTCACAATTCACTACCCAATGCTTCATATATTGGCTTTACTGGTACACCTATCTCTACTAAAGACCGAGATACTGTAGAGGTTTTTGGTGATTATATTGATATTTATGACATGACGCAAGCGGTTAATGACGGTGCTACTTGTCCTGTATATTATGAATCGAGAGTTATTAATCTAAATCTTGACGATGCAACCTTGCAAGCTCTTGATGACGAATATGAACTGTTGGCTGAAGAAGGTGCAACGACAGAACAGATAGAGAAAAGCAAGAAGGAGATGTCGCACTTGGAAGAGATACTCGGAGCACCAGCTACCATCGATTCTCTTTGCCAAGA
The nucleotide sequence above comes from Segatella oris. Encoded proteins:
- a CDS encoding restriction endonuclease subunit S, yielding MQTAYHTYSSYQPLFHKNRRINDNLERQAQALFKSWFVDFEPFKGRKFVDSELGMIPEGWQVEELGNITNSIKKKVGKRTDIKVLSPVNTGDLFLSEEYFTKQVYSKNLAKYIMVAPNDFAYNPARINIGSIGMNTFDFSGCVSPVYVVFRCEKEYHHFFNIFKATKNFKEEVNTRAIGGVRQTLSYKDFSLIKIVYPPKEAVERFNKIYSHIMTLIKKNVLENKRLHQTRDTLLPKLMSGELKINDINN
- the fic gene encoding protein adenylyltransferase Fic; the encoded protein is MEEKKEQHKKSIRFFNDREVRAVWDEESNCWWFSATDIVRAINDEPDYTKAGNYWRWLKRKLKQEGIELVSITHNFKFEAPDGKMRIADILDSEGVTLLAKHYPNNRANKFLDWFTYSDNTLDGQSRKKAYQLYESGLLKSLEPGSIQCLQQIHAYLFGGLYDFAGQIRTKNISKGGFTFANCMHFSATLQTIERMPENTFDEIMDKYVEMNVAHPFMEGNGRSTRIWLDLMLRRSLKRCVDWSQIDKNEYLSAMRDSVSDSTYIKALVLPALTTKIDDREMFMKGIDYSYYYEQND
- a CDS encoding restriction endonuclease subunit S, translating into MEEWKEYKLGEITNMKNGKKRPQNNGVFPVYGGNGIMDYSDSYNAENAIIVGRVGAYCGCVYKCESKCWVSDNAISIFAKDIADTQFLYYLMTTLDFHHHHIGGAQPLMTQDIIGDFTVSIPPLSIQHQIIQVLKSLDDKIEVNKRINDNLERQAQALFKSWFVDFEPFKGRKFVDSELGMIPEGWQVEELGNITNSIKKKVGKRTDIKVLSPVNTGDLFLSEEYFTKQVYSKNLAKYIMVAPNDFAYNPARINIGSIGMNTFDFSGCVSPVYVVFRCEKEYHHFFNIFKATKNFKEEVNTRAIGGVRQTLSYKDFSLIKIVYPPKEAVERFNKIYSHIMTLIKKNVLENKRLHQTRDTLLPKLMSGELKINDINN
- a CDS encoding restriction endonuclease subunit S → MKLYKKHISDLGKVITGKTPRTSILENYGGKIPFLTPSDNLSEKFSPTTSKTLTKIGLNEVKNCLLPAKSICVSCIGSDLGKVVLTKKPTVTNQQFNSIVPNEENDADFIYYLMTVVGKHLNYLSKTSTAVPIINKSTFANYEIEIPNIKEQKRIGKILSSLDDKIELNRRINDNLN
- a CDS encoding abortive infection family protein, whose protein sequence is MQWTREYIAKEPSLRTFETHISTIENNVEINPSLCVEVSKSLTEALCKTILTNQNTTYKDDISFNSLVKQTLEHLIKQTGKEIVGLSELCRRISTVAQSIAEIRNNAGFASHGLDVLHPQIDKSLSLLIYKTTDVLCGFILHFYFSYAHHANQRLIYQDCESFNDWFDEENPLEVGGVHLSASEALYNLDYQAYKANYIDYLEFLLEMNEQ